The nucleotide sequence ATCCGGGGGTCTTATTTTGAGTGCTTTGAAAGCGTCGTAAGCATTGCCCATCATTTCAGTCCTTGCAAGAAAGCGTTTGCCTTCTACCGTTAGCTCAACTGCCCTTATCTCTTTCAAGTCTTCAAGTATTTCTGCGTAAGAGAAAGCACTTCCAATCTCTTTCAACTTTCTGCATAAGGCAGTCTCCATTACAAGCGCAAGGAAACAGATCATTATGTGTCCCTTCACCCTCGCGTCTGTGTAATGGTATATAGGACGAAGATCGAGTCCGCTCTTCAGTTCCCCGTAGCAAAAGGGACAGACTCGATTTTTTGCTAACTTGTCGTTTCTGTCTTGAAGAAAACCCTCACAGATTTTGGTCTGCGATTTCTCTTCTTAATGGGAAAATCGGAGTCTGACCCCATTTGTTCCTTTGAAGACTCTATTACCAGAGTATCCCACTACCAGAACTCTGTTCGTGATTTCTCAGAGGAAGCCATAATAAGAGATAGAACCGTCAGATTACACCAGAGAGTTGTTCGCTTCAAGTCTGTTAGAGTTCCTCTCAAGATAGTTGTGGCCGAGCTGGATGATGGGAGAAGAACCACCCTAGTCTCTTCAGATACTGAGCTTTCATCTGAGGATATCTTTCTGTATTATCTCAACAGATGGTCCATAGAGTCCTACTTCAAGACTGCCAAACAACACTTCTCGCTCGGCAAAGCCCGACTCTCAACTGAAGATGGCCACAAGCATTGGACTATCCTGGTTATTCTTGCCTATCTGATTTTCAATGACCTTCACCGATTCATTCTCGAGAAGACTAAGTCTCAAACAAAGAGGTATAAAGTCTTCGAAACGATCCAAAGAGCTATCTCTATGCTCAGGTCTTTACTCTTGGAACAGGTCAAAATCGACTTCCATCTCCTCGATTCCTGTTTCCGCTCTCCTTCTCTTGCTCCTTTCTATTAGCTGTAACATTCACGCACTTCGTGAGTTATGGGTTATCCTACTTTTGCTCAGATTCAAGAAGCTCGAAAGAATTCATCAAGGAATAGAAGAGAGTTATGCAGGTTGTGAGAATCAGAGAAAACAGTATAACAAGGTGCGCAGGAAATCTGTCTATTACAAATCCATAAAGAGCCATTCCTACAGGCATACTTATCTGGGCAATCAGAGCGATTACCGAAAGAACCCGGGTTCTGATTTCAGAAGGCGCTGCCATTTGGAAATACACTCCAACAGGAGTATTGACAAACGCGTTGAAGAATCCAATTGCAGCAAAAAGTGTCGTTAGCACCAGAACATATACCCACGACCTTTCTCCGAAGAAACTTACAAACCACGGAAAGCTAAGGCAGCAGAAAATATAGAAGAATATAAGTTGAAGAAGCAATCCGATCAGGACTATTTTCTTTCTTGCGAACTTTCCCACAATTGCTGAAAGGATAATGTTTCCCAGAGTAATCCCTACGAGCCACGAAGAATTGATAATACTATATTGATAACTGTCGAACTTAGCAACTTCCCTTGCAAAAAAAGGAACAACGAGCAAAATCACAGGACCCATGATGAGGTTTGTGAGCGTTATAAAAGACATCATCCTCAAGACACCTGATAGTCTTTTCAAGGCTATCAGTCCATTCTTAAAGTCCTTCCAGACTTGCTCCATGGTCAATTTTCCATTGAGAGAACTCTTCTTGTAGTCTATGAAGATTTCAGAAATACCAGATGCAATGAAAGTCACTGAATTAACCAGAAAGACAAACCCCATTCCGATGGGATAGAGGACTCCGCCCAGAATCGGTCCAATTACGTAACTTAGGCTATCTGTGGCGTTTACGATAGAATTCGCATAGATTAGATCACTCTCTTTGACTATGTCTGGAAGAATAGATCTTGTAACAGGATCAAAGAATATATCTATTGTGGAAATTATCAGCTGAAACAAATATATATAAATGATCCCCATATGTCCGTTGAAGGTCAGAATGCACATGAAAAGAATAATAGCGCCGCGAAGCAAATCAAGATGTACCATTATCGATTTTCTATTGATCCTGTCTCCAAGAACTCCTGCAAGAGGGGCAAAGATGATTTTGGGCAAGATGCTTATAACGAGAAAAGTACTCATGGCCCTACCCGAGCCAGTTATGTCTAATATGTACAGCGAAAGGGCAAGAGACTGTATTCCGCTCCCGAGGAGAGATACAGATCTACCAAAATAGTAGATCGTGAAGTTTCTGTTCTTAGTGCGAAGACCGAACTTCATTCCTCATACCCCTTTCCCTCTTGAAAGTCGAGAAAACTATTATTAGTAGTGCTGGAGTTGTTACCTGCCATGTTGCATAGAGGATAGGGACTATCAAGATTGCGATAGAAGCTATAAGATATAATTCGGCAACCTCCATTGCAAACCTCTCTTGCAGCACATTGTCGGCAAGCTTCTATACTGTTCGTATTCACAGTGCGAGATCTCCTCAAACAATTCTTTAGAGAGTCATTGTAGACATTTCCTAGATGGAAGTTGTTTTTGATCTGAGAAGCGAGATCACATATACTAACATCTCCATCAGGGTACACGAACAATGATGTCTTTCCACCAGAGCAATATAGTGGTGACCCTGCCTTTGGAGAGAAAAATTCGATTTGAGCTTCCTTGTGCTCACTTCTGGCTGCTTCGACGAGTCCAGAAACATAGTTTGCTTCCTTGGATGAGAGAGCCATCTCAGCAAGTGCCTTACCAACCGGAATTACAGATACTAACCTTATTTGCTTTATACCCATGTGACAAAGACTATCTATAAAGGCCCCTATTTCTTTGTAGTTCATTCGAGTGACGGTAGACCTTGCACTAACATCAATCCCATACCATCTTGACCAGAAGATTGCACGGAACGCATATTCTAATGATCTCGCTGTTCCAGATAAGTAGTCATTACTATCGGCATTGAGTGAATCTATGCTAATTTGAATTCTTTTCAGTCCGGTTTTCTTCAAGTCTTTTATGAATTCTTTGGTCAATCTGATACCTTTGGACGATATCTCGCAAGACCTGAATCCTTCTAAACGTACAACATCTAGAATATCAAGGATTCCTCTATATTCAAATGGATCTCCTCCTGAGAGTATTATGTGCTCAGCCGAGAGGCTACGGGCCTCTCTAATTATGCTAATTGCCTTGTCTAGTGTAAGTTCCTTTGCCTGTGTTGAGGCTCTTCCATAACTTCCAAAGCAATAGATACAGTTGTAATCACATCTTTCTGTCAGGATAATGCCTATGCTCTCTAATTCTTCAGAGACTATAAAATCATCTGCCATCTGTGGAACGAACATGAATTTCATCTCTTCATAGGGGTTGATTTTTGCGGATAGTTTTCTATCAAGGTAGTTTACTGCACCGCTTAAGACCTCTTCCTCTAGGAATCCACTTACCTTCTCTAAGCATTCATCAAAACTCTTGTCATAAAGTCTTGCAACCTGGTTGATTATGTCGTTCAAAGTGTTAGTTCCATCGCATAAGGACAGTATGTAACCCTGTGTTTGTGAGATGAAGCGGTGCAGGTTTCTGTCCAAACGAATCTCCCAAAACCCTTTGTTGGTACTTATCAATCGTACTTCAGGTGATAAAAGATACGCCGAATCAGCCATATACTATCTCCTTTATTCTTCGATAGGAGTATTCTGATGCATTTCTATGATGAAATTACCCCTAAAGTCCAGATATGGATGTAATAACCCGGAGATCTTGACAGTATTTTTTTACAACTTGATTGAATATACTCGTTTGAAAGTTCGGGAATTGTTGTACTCAGTACTCAGGTAATTGATTACCAGATAACTATTGCTGTGTGACACCAGGGCTCTTCAATGTTTTTCATCCAAGAATAGTCGAAGAACTCGTAAAACTCTTTGATTTCTTCCTTTAGATCTTCCACTTCGGAACCTCCTTCATAACATGATGGATCCATTAATTTTCCCAAGACCTCCGGACAGCCAATTTTTTCGGTACAGTAGAGATTATAGATCTTTGGATATGATTTTCAAGTTCCTATCTGCTATAATGCTCTTAATTAGACAATTATAGGTCTATGTTTCGTTGCACTCAAAGACAATTGTCTTTTTTGATGCATAACACTATAGTTCTTCATGTGTTAGAGCTTGTTCTTGTTAGATTGGCGAAAACTCAAGAGCAAACCTATTTCTTTCTTTGCAGTAGCTGAAGGAGAGTTGAGTTGAATCGCAAGATACCTAGTCTACTTAATGGCGAATTTGGAATATTCTA is from Mesotoga infera and encodes:
- a CDS encoding MFS transporter yields the protein MKFGLRTKNRNFTIYYFGRSVSLLGSGIQSLALSLYILDITGSGRAMSTFLVISILPKIIFAPLAGVLGDRINRKSIMVHLDLLRGAIILFMCILTFNGHMGIIYIYLFQLIISTIDIFFDPVTRSILPDIVKESDLIYANSIVNATDSLSYVIGPILGGVLYPIGMGFVFLVNSVTFIASGISEIFIDYKKSSLNGKLTMEQVWKDFKNGLIALKRLSGVLRMMSFITLTNLIMGPVILLVVPFFAREVAKFDSYQYSIINSSWLVGITLGNIILSAIVGKFARKKIVLIGLLLQLIFFYIFCCLSFPWFVSFFGERSWVYVLVLTTLFAAIGFFNAFVNTPVGVYFQMAAPSEIRTRVLSVIALIAQISMPVGMALYGFVIDRFPAHLVILFSLILTTCITLFYSLMNSFELLESEQK
- a CDS encoding radical SAM protein, coding for MADSAYLLSPEVRLISTNKGFWEIRLDRNLHRFISQTQGYILSLCDGTNTLNDIINQVARLYDKSFDECLEKVSGFLEEEVLSGAVNYLDRKLSAKINPYEEMKFMFVPQMADDFIVSEELESIGIILTERCDYNCIYCFGSYGRASTQAKELTLDKAISIIREARSLSAEHIILSGGDPFEYRGILDILDVVRLEGFRSCEISSKGIRLTKEFIKDLKKTGLKRIQISIDSLNADSNDYLSGTARSLEYAFRAIFWSRWYGIDVSARSTVTRMNYKEIGAFIDSLCHMGIKQIRLVSVIPVGKALAEMALSSKEANYVSGLVEAARSEHKEAQIEFFSPKAGSPLYCSGGKTSLFVYPDGDVSICDLASQIKNNFHLGNVYNDSLKNCLRRSRTVNTNSIEACRQCAAREVCNGGCRIISYSFYRNLDSPYPLCNMAGNNSSTTNNSFLDFQEGKGYEE